The genomic DNA GTGGCGCAGTTGGGACTGCGCACCGCCATCGCCTCAAAGCTACCCAAAAGCGAACTGGGAACCTTCGTCAAAAATCGCGTCCGGTTCGTAGGTGTTTCCGACGATTATCTCATCTATGACAAACGTCCCGATGCACGGCTTGGCATCTATTATTACGAAATGGGCGCGGCACCCAGAAAGCCCGCCGTCATTTACGACCGTCGCAGTGCCTCAGTCAACCGCTTGATGCTCGACGAGTTGCCCGAGTGCCTATGGCGCTCCTGCCGGATGTTCCACACCAGTGGCATCAGTCTGGCGCTTTCCCCCGACCTGCGTAATACAGTGGTAGAGACTATCCGTCGCTTTCGTGAAAATGGAGCGCTGATCTCATTTGATGTCAATTATCGCGCCACGCTATGGAGCGAGGAAGCCGCCCGCGAAACTATCAAAAAGGTACTGCCGCTGACTGATGTTTTATTTGTCTCAGAGGAAACCAGCCGCCGGATGTTCCAGAAAACCGGTGCGCTTACCGACATTCTGCGCAGCTACGCTGAAGAATATGGCGTAAAGATAGTTGCGGCCACGCAACGCACCGTGCGCAGCCCAAAAAAACACGATTTCACCTCCACTCTTTATGACGCGGCAACCGATACGTTTTATTCCGAAGAGCCTTATTACGGCATCGACGTTATTGACCGCATCGGGTCGGGAGACGCCTATGTAGCTGGCGTTCTGTTTGGACTTTTGAAGTTTAACGATCCGCAACAGGCCGTTTGGTATGGCAACGCCATGTCCAGCGTCAAAAACACCGTCCCGGGCGATCTGCCCAGCTCAAGCTTTGGTGAAATTGAGCGCATCATTCGCGACCATCACAATCAATCATCCGCAGACGAGATGACTCGCTAAATATTTGTTTTATAACGGGCGTGTGAGCATATATCTGCTTCACACCAGATTTTGATTTTGCATTTTATTAGAGGCTAAAGCCAAATCACCTTTTACACGACTATGCCGTCAAAATACCGCTGATTGATTACCTCTGCCACACCTAACCCAAGAAAACTTATGGGAGCCGTCGATTTAATAGTTCCTTGTGGTTTGGTTGAGCGGCCGTCAACCGGGCGGTAGCTGTTTTGGCGATTACTATAATTGCCGTTTAATGCGCGCTAACGGCAAAACTGACGCAGCCTTGATTGGTTAACAACGTACGGCTGCATCTCTAAAAACAATAACGTGCAAGGAGCTGTGAACGCTTTGACATCAATGCGGCAAGAGTCGCAGCGAGAAAACGCACTCGTTCGCAATGTTTTATACGCTTTTTTTATCAGCGGAGCCGCCTCGCAGCCTCTGGGTTCTTTCATCCCCTTTCTGCGTGAGACCTATGGGCTCAGCTATGACTTTTCGGGCATTTTGCTCTCCTGCCAGTCGATCGGGAATCTGTTCTCGGTTCTTTTGGCGGGCGTGTTGCCCGTCTATCTCGGTCGACGACGCAGTATTCTGAGTATCGCCGCATGGATGGCCATGGGCTATCTGATCTTTGCCAGCGGCTGGGGCAACCCGCTTCTTTTAGCACTGGCCTTTCTAATGACCGGTATCGCCAGAGGCGGCAACTCCAATTTCTCAGGTGTCATGATCAGTACGCTGCCCGGCCACAAGGCCACCCGTGGTTATAACCTGCTGCACGGCTGCTTTGCCGTCGGCGCCCTGCTCTCACCTCTACTTCTGGTCGCTTTAACCCGGCGTTGGCCCGATCACGGCTGGCGATTGATGGCTGGCGCGCTGTTTCTGTTGGTTATCACCCAGCTGGTCGTTTATGCACGAATGCCACTACCACCTGAATCCACCGCCAAAAGCATTCGTTCAGTTGACCGCAGCTTTTTAAAGGTTAAGCAATTCTGGCTGGCTGCTGCCGTCTTATTCTTTTATATTTCCTGTGAATACGCTATTGTGGGTTGGCTGGTTACCTATTTTCAGGATATTGGTGCTTTGAGTGCCGACCATTCGCAAATGATGAACAGCCTATTGTGGCTGGTCATCTTCATTGGACGAATGGTTGGGGCCGCCGTCACCGGCAAAATTTCACGCAACAAGATATTGCTTTTTGACGGCGCAGGATTCTTTTTATTCTTTTTGCTGGTGTTCTTTAGTCGCAACCCGCTGTCTATCACAATGGGTATCATCGGTATCGGATTTTTTATGGCGACCATCTACCCCACCGCTTTCGCTTTTGGTAGCGATTATATCAAGGGCAATGACCTAGGTTCCAGCGCCATGATCTTCACCGGCAGTATTGGTGGCATCATCACGCCTGCGCTGGTCGGTTTTGTGGCCGAGCAGTCCGGAATACGTGCCGGCATGGGTGTTGTGGTTGTGTTGACCTTCCTGCTAGTACTTTCGATTATTTTTAGTGTTCTCAGTGTTAAAAAAGCAAATCCGTAACTTCTGAAAGGAGACAAAAATGGATAAGCTCAATTACAGCGTATTAAAGGCACAGGGCTTTGAGGGCTATCTGCTTGAATCCGCCCCTGAGCGGGTGCTTCAGTTCGGCGAAGGCAACTTCCTTAGGGCTTTCGTGGACTATTTCATCGACATTCTGAATGAAAAGGCAGGCTTTAACAGCAAAGTGGTGCTTACCCAGCCCATCGCTCCCGGCTTGGCCGATATGATTAATAGTCAGGAAGGACTATACACGCTGTTCCTGCGCGGGCAGGAAAACGGTCAGAAGGTAAACCGCAAGCGGGTAATTTCTTGCGTTTCGCGCTGCATTAATCCCTATCAGGATTACACCGCGCTGCTCGACTGTGCCAAAAATCCTGATCTGCGGTTTTTGGTCTCCAACACCACCGAGGCCGGTATCGTCTTTGACCCCGCCTGCAAATTTGATGACACACCACCCGCCAGCTTCCCGTCCAAATTAACCCGCTTTCTCTACGAGCGTTATCAGCTAGGGCTGCCCGGTTTTGTGATATTATCCTGTGAGCTCATTGACCACAACGGTGACGAGCTAAAAAAATGTGTTAGAAAATATGTTGACTTTTGGGGTTTATCCGAGAGCTTCGCTAAGTGGGTGCAGGAAGAAAACATTTTCTGCTCCACATTGGTGGATCGCATTGTCACCGGCTATCCCCGCGCAGAGGCCGAGGCCATCTGTAAAGAATTGGGCTATGAGGATAACCTCATTGACACCGGTGAGGTATTCGGATTCTGGGTTATCGAAGGCCCGCAATCCCTTAAAGAAGAACTGCCGTTTGAAAAGGCTGGATTACCGGTCATCATCGTTGACGATCACACCCCCTATAAGCAGCGCAAAGTGCGTATCCTAAACGGCGCGCACACCTCCATGGTGCTCGGTGCCTATCTGGCCGGGCAGGATATTGTTCGCGACTGTATGATGGACGACGTGATCCGCGGCTTTATGAATAAAACCATCTATGACGAAATCATTCCAACGCTTGATCTACCCAAGAAGGATTTGACCGATTTTGCCGCCGCTGTCGCCGAGCGTTTTGCAAACCCCTATATCGACCACGCGCTGCTGGCAATCTCACTCAATTCCACTGCAAAGTGGAAGGCCAGAGTCATGCCAAGCCTTCTGGAATATAAAAAGCGCGCCGACAAGCTCCCTGCTTGTATCACCTTCTCATTCGCCGCCTACATCGCATTTTATCATGCGGGCCGCGAAAAGGGTGCGGGCTGCCTGATTGGAAAGCGGGCTGACAACACCTTTGAGATCAAGGACGATCAGTGGGTGCTAGATTTCTACTATGACCACCGGGACGACGACGCAAAATCACTTGCTCATGCCGTTATCCATAACGAAAAAATGTGGGGCAACGACCTTGCCGAGCTGCCCGGCTTTGAAGACGCCGTGGCCGCTGCGCTCGAGCGCATAGAGGCCGTCGGCATGTATCAGGCTATGAAACAATGTCTGTAATTATCGGGAGGACCCGCTTATGAAACTGATTCAAATACACCCCTCGGATAATGTCGCCATTGCACTGGCGCCTATCGAAAAAGGCGAAACGCTGACCGTCTCTGGTCGGAAGATTATTGCTGTCGAAGATATTCCTCAGGGGCATAAGCTAGCGCTGACACCCATCCCCAACGAAGCACTGATTATCAAATACGGAAATCCCATCGGCCGCACAACAGCGGCCATTGGCCCAGGCATGTGGGTTCATACTCACAATGTGCAAACCACCCTATCGGAAACCGAAGAATTTACCTACCATCACAAACAGTACCCCTTGCCTGAGATAGAGCCTAAAACTTTTATGGGCTTTCGGCGGCCCGATGGTCGGGCGGCCATTCGTAACGAGCTGTGGATTATCCCAACCGTGGGCTGCGTCAACAGTGTCGCCCAGCATCTGGTACAAGCCAATCAACATCTGGTTGCCGGTACGGTTGAGGGGTTGTACGCCTTCCCCCATCCGTTTGGATGCAGCCAAATGGGTGATGACCACGCTCAGACTCGTAAGCTTTTGGCCGCGCTGTCCCGCCATCCTAATGCCGCAGGCGTACTGGTTTTAGGTTTGGGGTGTGAAAATTTGACAATGGCGCAGTTTAAAGAAGAGCTAGGACAGTGGGACGATAGTCGTATTAAGTTTCTGATTTGTCAGGATGTTGAGGACGAGATCTCCGCCGCTTCTGCGCTGCTTTCTGAACTAGCCGCGTACGCTGCAAAATTTACGCGCGAGCCGATACCCGCCAGTGAGCTGGTCGTGGGCATGAAATGCGGTGGTTCGGACGGGCTTTCCGGCATTACTGCAAACCCCACGGTCGGTCGATTCTCCGACCGATTGGTGTCGCTAGGCGGTTCTACCATCCTGACTGAGGTTCCCGAGATGTTTGGCGCAGAATCAATTCTGCTCGACCGCAGTGAAAACCGAGCGGTTTTCGACCGGGCCATTAAAATGATCTCCGACTTCAAGCAATACTATGTCAACCACGGACAGGTCGTATATGAAAATCCAAGTCCCGGCAACAAAGCCGGTGGCATCACCACGCTGGAGGATAAATCTTGTGGCTGCGTTCAAAAAGGCGGCAGTGCCCAGATTGTCGATGTGCTTGATTACGGCGATATCGTCACTAAAAAGGGGCTGAACCTTTTAAGTGGCCCCGGCAATGATTTGGTAAGCGCAACAGCGCTTACCGCCGCAGGCGCCCATCTAATTCTATTTACCACAGGGCGCGGCACCCCTTTTGGCGCACCCGCCCCTACTTTAAAGATTTCAACCAATACCCCGCTTTTTGAAAAGAAGGGGAACTGGATCGATTTTAACGCCGGCACGGTCGCTCAGGGGGAATCCCTCGACGACGCCGGAGACCGCCTGCTTGACCACGTATTGGAAGTGGCAAGTGGCTCGCAAACCAAAAGCGAGCGCGGCTGTGCCCGCGAAATCGCCATTTTTAAAGATGGCGTCATGCTCTGATATCTTCTAATCTTTTTCATTATTGCAATCCCTCTTTTTCTTCCTGCTGTCGGCCTCTTTTTCCAGAATGTCTATCATTTTGGCAAAAGGGGCCGACGCATTTCTGCTCTGCTGGCATACTTTGTATAATATTGCAACTAAAAAATCCTGGGCTGTTGTTTTTACAACAGATTTAATCAGATAAATTTTATATAATAAGGTTATAAAAGGCGTTTACGGCACAAACTTGTACAAAATAGCATCAGGAGGTGTGATAATGAAAGCGTTAGTAAATGATGCATGTATTGGATGTGGGCTGTGTGCCAGCCTCTGTCCCGAGGTGTTCCACATGACCGACGCTGGCCTTGCAGAAGCTGTCTCTCATGAGGTTGAAGCGTCACTGCAGGAAAAAGCCGTTGAAGCACGAGACAGTTGTCCCGTAAATGCGATCGAAACCGACTAAAAAACACGACAGCGAGGTGTATGGACATGATTAAAAATTTAGCGCATGAAACAGTTCTTTCACTTGCGTCACAGGTTGACGCTCAGCCTGGACAGATCGTCAGCAAGACCTTGGCACAGAATAAGGCAGTCAGTGTCACTCTGTTCGCCTTTGCGCAGGGTGAAGAGATAAGCGCGCATGACTCCGATGGCGACGCGATGGTTACCATTTTAGAAGGTACTGGACAGCTTTGGGTTGACGGAACAGAATATGTCCTGCAGGCCGGCGAAACACTGGTTATGCCCGCCAAAAAACCGCACGCGGTATTTGCCAAAGAAGCTTTTAAAATGCTGCTGTTGGTAGTCTTTCCTCCTAAATAGCGCATGGCTACGCACCGCAAAATTAATGCTCCAAGGTGTTGACTTTGAGTTATTTGCAAAGAAATATCAAAACGCACCGGCGGTGCCATTTAAAAACTACGCTCTAAAAACGACTTTAAAGGCCGTTTCTAGGGCGTAGTTTTCTGATATTATATATTACAAAATTGACCTTCATTACACTGCCGACAACATTAAAACTCTGATCAACCATCATGTTGATAAACGGCGCAGTGCTTACACGTCTCAATTTTTAGAGTTTTTTGTAGTTAGTCAAACTTGTTTCCTTATCGAGGCGCCCTAAGTTCTAAGCAAAAATAGAAACGTTACTACAATTTGTCCTATATGAATAATTTGGTCAGTCCACAAATTAATCGCTTTTACATTGGCTTTTAGATGATCAACTACAGCGTGAATAATTAGATTAAGCGCAAAAAAGAAAGCAAACCAAAAACCAATTTTAAACCTTAAATAAAATGCCACCGGCAGCATAGTCATAAAAGCCCAGCTAAAAGAATGCATGACCAAGGCCCAAATATAATCATACTGGTACATCTTATTTGGTGCATTTTGTTCCCACCATGATTTTTGCTTAGCATTAGCGAGCCATCCTTGTAAATAGTAATCATCTACGATGTGTAAGAAAATCATTGATAGAAATGCAAAGAGCTTATTCAATACGCTTTACTCCTTTTAAATTCACTTGCGACGTGAAATTTGCATACAATCCATATAGGGCATTATTCACGCCTAGCTTATATTTTCTAACGGAAGGATGAATTTTATGTTTTATTGGTACCGCAGATGGATGCGTTGGGGGCGTTTTGGCAATTGCTGCAGGCGTTGTGGACGCGGTTGCAGATTCTTTTAGAGCCTAAAAATAATACTTACAACAACCATATCAGGATTGATGTGGTTGTTTTTTTACGTACTCGAATTTATGGCCGCCTGTGGATGAAAAGACTGTTTCAAACAGCATCAAATGCGGCGATACCGCCTCCCTCACCTTTGATTGCAACTATTCTCCCCAGAAATATAGACGTCGTTTTTAAGTTTCTTTACTCACCAGCAGGAGGATAATCTGGACTGCCAAGAGAAAGTTCAAAATAGTTCTCTGGCTTTTATTTTTTCAAAGATTTGAGTTTTTATAGATCATCTTATTTACTGCGATGCAAACGAGTGACAAAATCTACTCCAAATGTTATACTTTGCTTAAAAATACACCATTTGTGAGGCAAGGAGATATATTTTGAACCAAATAAGGACGCTATGCGTGATGGGCACATTTGATAATCAAACTAACCAAAAAGTATACCGAATCAAAGAAAAATTAAAAGCGCAAGGCATCTCTATTGATGCATATGAACCTCATATAACGTTTGGCATTTATACAGAACTTGATGAGATAAGTCTGTTCAAGTGGATTAGCAAGGTTGTAGCACAACATAAAAAAATACAGATTTCTTTTAACCATTTTGGTTTTTTCCCCGATGCGCGTTATTGTTTTTTAGCGCCCTGTTCCAGTTATGGCCTATTGGAACTTCATTCGAATATACATGAAAAATTCGATAACTGTTGCACTGATAAAGGTTGTCTATATTCGCTTAAGCAAAAAAACTGGTCTCCACATATGACGATTGCTTCGATTGAGCTAGGGCAGACGGAAAAGTTGCTTTCAATTCTATGGGAGAGTTTTTCGCCTTTTACAGCAGAACTTACTCGATTAAAAATAACTTCTTCTGATACCAGCAAAGATGTTGGTGTTTTTGAGCTGAGAGGATGATGTTACACCTCCGATAATTTAACAATAATCTGGTTATCTGCTCTTGCATATACCCGCTTTCGCGCTTTCGTTATGACGTCTGAAGTATTGAAGGTAATAGAAGATCAGCGGAAAATATCATTAACCAGCCAAACTGTTTTTGAGATCTCGACCCAGCACAATTTTAGAGATCGTTGGTATAGGTACTGTTTATATAACGGTATACCCAAAATAACGCCTTACGAAATGCGCCACACATTTGTTTCGATGGCTAAAACGCTACCAGAAGGATTAGTAAAGCAGTTAGTAGGCCACAGCAAAGATATGGATACCTTCGGAACTTACGGACATTTGATAGGGGATGATTCAAAGATCGCTGCCGCCGCCCTTAGCAGTGCGTTTAACCACATCTTAGGCAAAGAATAGTTTTTATATAAAGTGTGGTCAAGAGTGTGGTCATAGCAAAGTAAAAACCGCTCTAGAACGTGATTCTAGAGCGGTTTTATTCGTGGAGCAGGTAACGGGATTCGAACCCGCTCGATCTGCTTGGGAAGCAGAGATGCTACCATTACACCATACCTGCATACACAAATCGCTTATTGATTATACCGCAATTTATAGGCAAATGCAAGGTGGTTTTTATTCTAATTTCAAAAACTTTCAGCTAGGGTATTATTCGAAATTCAAATCAGCAAGCGTTTTCTAGCATGCAGTCAGACCATACGTTGCCTAGAGCGTCAGCAGTTCTTGATCGGTCTTCTTATCCGGCATTATACCAAGAAAGTTTCTGTACTGTCTTGCAGCCACCTTCTGTGCCGCTGCACGAATGTCATTGATAAGGGCAAAGTTATCAGTGGCCGTTTTAACAATATTTCCGTCCAGAGCGCCATTATCCACCATATTGTTCAGTACTTTGGTTGCGTGTTCCATCGACATTCCCTTGCGGTAGGGGCGATCCTCCGTAATTGCAGTAAAAACATCTGCAACGGCCATAATCCGAGACCCTAGCGGAAGGTTTTCACCGACAATGTGAAAGGGATAGCCTTTACCATCTAGCCTCTCATGATGATACGCTGCCCATATTTTAATGGTATCAAACTGTTGAATTTTATTAAGCAAAACATAAGTGTAGTAAGTATGCGTGCGTATTTCGTTAAATTCGTCCAGTTGAAGATTATCCGGTTTTTCTAGAATCTCATTGTCAATCGCCAGCTTACCCAAATCGTGCAGGTATCCGGCTATGAGCATCATTTTACGTTCAATCGGGGAAAAACCAGTCAGATTGGCGAGATACTCGGCCACCTTCGCGACACCCGCAGAGTGGCAAGCGGTAAAACGGCTTCTAAAATCTATAATGTGAGAAAAAAGAATTGCAAAATCTATAATATCGTCGATATCCAGTAACAGGCTATCAAACAGCTCCTGCGTCGGTAGCATCTCTACCGGATCGCGCGAGATCAGGTCAAGCCAGATATACTGTTTTTTGCTCAGCTTGTTGAGTGCGGCAACGAAATTCGGCATATAAAGCGCCCCTGATCGCTGTTGAACCCCCTCAAGCACCTTGGGCAGTTGGGAAAGCACATTCTGTTTCGGGTTTTGTATTCCAGTGCAAACACGGTCTGCTAAGTGGATAATATGGCTATACAGCGGTACCGTCTCTCCGTTAAAGCGCAAACCCTCTCCGTAAGACCAAGGAACATGGTGATATTTAACTAACCTGTAAATAGATCGCAGCGGCTTAAACTCCTGCACCAGCGATGCGCCTTTAAAGGCATGGTTATAGGCTGTAATCGGTTCATGTTCAGTAATTGACAGCAGCTCATTTGTTGAAAGTGCGCCGATATCATGCACCAGTGCAGCTAGAAAAATCTCTTTGCGCTCCTGCACCGACAAATCCAGCTGTTCTGCCAAACGGTATGATAAATAGGCCACTTGCTGTTGGTGACTGGCCAGCACCGGTGATATCAAGTCCTGTGCTTTTGAAAGGCAAAGCAGCAACTCGCCAAGATTACATCTGATTATATTGTTCATAAATTCCTTTTTGCCCCGCTTTTGGATGAAACATTCCGATATATTTGCCACGCGTCGGAAATAAGATCGGAAAAAACTAGGGTCATTATAACGCATTTCTTGGTATAATACAAACTATTTCCACGTATTTTAGTTTATTTTTCACCTATACAATAACAAAGTATCATTCTGCCGTGGCCAACATTTCCCCGTCCTGACGCCCGCATAGCAGCCTGAATGGACGCTAGCATAACGGTATAATCATCGAAGCCAGAGTACAGGTAAATTTAATCAAAATGATTCGTCTTCAAAAAGTCCGGCGTTTTTTTCTTCGCGCACGCTGATGGCGTGGTAGAACATCCAGTTTAGCGGTGTCTTAACGCCAAGCTTTTTGCCCAAGGTAATAACTTTTCCAGCAAACATCTCCACCTCGGTCTTGCGCGCGGCCTCTATATCCAACAGGGTAGAAGGCTTGTTGTAAAAAGGAATCTTCCTGACGTGTGCTTCTTGGTTATCCACATCCGCCTGACCCAAACCAATGCCCAGCTTATTTGCGATGCGAACAACCTCCCACATAGACTCGCGGCGAATCTCGTTGGCGTGTTCGCTGACACGATAGGCCCCAAACGGTACATCCAACAATGCACATGTCAGATTTTCACCCACATTACACATGAACTTAAACCAAAGGCCCTTGACCATATCCTCATCAATCTGATAGTTAACCCCACAGGCATCAAACAGCGCGCTGATCTGCCGCACCCGATCAGAAACCTCAGCGTTCTTCGCCTCGCCGAAATGCACTTTGCCCATCTTAGGGTCAAAATTAGCCACACCGTCTCGCATATTAATCGATACACGCATATAGGAATACAACACATGATCCCAGCCATAAACTTCGGCAACACGTTCCTCGCTGTCTACGCCGTTCATTACACAAATAACCTGCGTGTGCGCACCAATCTGGTTTTTGATGTCACTGATGGCCTTTGTAAGGCCGGTATCTTTAACGGCCATAATCACCAGATCGGCCGGATCGTCGGTCGTTTCTGGGGTAATGATGGTAAAATGATGCGTCACACCGTTGATGGTTACCCCATCAGTCTCCAGCCTGTCCTTGCGCGCGCCGTCGGCCAACACTCTAAAGTTACCCTTACCCAAACCCGCCTCGAGCTTCGGTGCAAAAAACACACCCATAGCGCCTAAACCGATCAGCGTAACCTTTTTTATTTTCATTTGAGTCCCGCTCCTTTTCTGAATAAAATATTAAAACTAAGCACCTGCGGCAACGGAACAAAAGCATTGTTTTACATAGCCATCGCCCTGTGCTATACTAATTTTGCGAAATTAATGCGTAAAAGAGGAATTGTTATGTCACAGCCCGTTATCATCAGACCCGCTTCGCCAGAAGACGCCAAGGCTCTGTTGCAAATCTATGCGCCCTATGTTAAAGACACCGCTATTTCGTTTGAGTACACCGTACCCTCCATTGAGGAATTTGCCGAGCGTATCCGCAAAACGCTCGCGCTCTACCCCTATTTGGTCGCATTGCATAACGGTGAAATAGTAGGCTACGCCTACGCGTCGGCCTTTAAAAACCGGGCTGCCTATGCCCGGTCGGTTGAAAGCAGCATCTATATTGCCCAGACCTGCCGCGGCGGCGGTATTGGCCGGGCGCTTTATGATAAGCTTGAGGCGGTGCTGCGCCATCAAAACATTTTAAATCTCAATGCCTGCATTGCTTTGCCCACTGGTGAAGATGTACACCTGACCACCGACAGCCCGAAATTCCACGAAAGGCTGGGCTATCGGACAGTGGCACATTTTCATAAATGCGCCTTTAAATTTAATACCTGGTATGATATGATCTGGATGGAAAAGTTGTTGGGTGAACACCTGCCAGAGCCCGAGCCAGTGCGCCCCTTTTTGGAGGTCTGGCGTGACTACTTTGCATAGGATTTCTCTGGCCTATACCGCTGTTCCCTTTGGGGCAGCACCGTTCTCGGTATCTTTTTGATGAACTATATCGGTGAAAAAACCTGCGTACAACAGGCTCTTCCACTTTAAGCCAAACGATATCCTAAAGGTCGGTGTCTATGGGCATCGATCTTTATTTTACACAAGTTCGGCAATGCTCTTTAGGTTGGTACGGATGATCTTATTTCCTTTAATAAAAGCCTTCTATGTGATGACGCGCGGCCTATCTATTGCCATCAAAAGCTGTTATGTACGATAGTAGCATCCCTGTTTTGGGCTGTCAACACGACCCGCAACATATATCGTTTTCAACCGTTCGGTATTTTAGACCCTACGCCCGTTACCTTGTCGATTCCACCGCATCACACACTTTTATTACGTGACGCACCGCGTTTTGCGTTAATTAACTTTTATACAGCATGTCCTAAATTCTAGCGACCAAGCTAAAAGGATTTTGAGAAATGTGAATTGACAAAAAATTATGACCATGCTAAAATTTTTACACAGATTATATGACTGACGGAAAAGTGGATT from Oscillospiraceae bacterium MB24-C1 includes the following:
- a CDS encoding sugar kinase is translated as MQSYDFDLITLGEIMLRLSPPRYARIADGDIFEKLAGGSELNVASGVAQLGLRTAIASKLPKSELGTFVKNRVRFVGVSDDYLIYDKRPDARLGIYYYEMGAAPRKPAVIYDRRSASVNRLMLDELPECLWRSCRMFHTSGISLALSPDLRNTVVETIRRFRENGALISFDVNYRATLWSEEAARETIKKVLPLTDVLFVSEETSRRMFQKTGALTDILRSYAEEYGVKIVAATQRTVRSPKKHDFTSTLYDAATDTFYSEEPYYGIDVIDRIGSGDAYVAGVLFGLLKFNDPQQAVWYGNAMSSVKNTVPGDLPSSSFGEIERIIRDHHNQSSADEMTR
- a CDS encoding MFS transporter, whose translation is MNALTSMRQESQRENALVRNVLYAFFISGAASQPLGSFIPFLRETYGLSYDFSGILLSCQSIGNLFSVLLAGVLPVYLGRRRSILSIAAWMAMGYLIFASGWGNPLLLALAFLMTGIARGGNSNFSGVMISTLPGHKATRGYNLLHGCFAVGALLSPLLLVALTRRWPDHGWRLMAGALFLLVITQLVVYARMPLPPESTAKSIRSVDRSFLKVKQFWLAAAVLFFYISCEYAIVGWLVTYFQDIGALSADHSQMMNSLLWLVIFIGRMVGAAVTGKISRNKILLFDGAGFFLFFLLVFFSRNPLSITMGIIGIGFFMATIYPTAFAFGSDYIKGNDLGSSAMIFTGSIGGIITPALVGFVAEQSGIRAGMGVVVVLTFLLVLSIIFSVLSVKKANP
- a CDS encoding tagaturonate reductase codes for the protein MDKLNYSVLKAQGFEGYLLESAPERVLQFGEGNFLRAFVDYFIDILNEKAGFNSKVVLTQPIAPGLADMINSQEGLYTLFLRGQENGQKVNRKRVISCVSRCINPYQDYTALLDCAKNPDLRFLVSNTTEAGIVFDPACKFDDTPPASFPSKLTRFLYERYQLGLPGFVILSCELIDHNGDELKKCVRKYVDFWGLSESFAKWVQEENIFCSTLVDRIVTGYPRAEAEAICKELGYEDNLIDTGEVFGFWVIEGPQSLKEELPFEKAGLPVIIVDDHTPYKQRKVRILNGAHTSMVLGAYLAGQDIVRDCMMDDVIRGFMNKTIYDEIIPTLDLPKKDLTDFAAAVAERFANPYIDHALLAISLNSTAKWKARVMPSLLEYKKRADKLPACITFSFAAYIAFYHAGREKGAGCLIGKRADNTFEIKDDQWVLDFYYDHRDDDAKSLAHAVIHNEKMWGNDLAELPGFEDAVAAALERIEAVGMYQAMKQCL
- a CDS encoding altronate dehydratase family protein yields the protein MKLIQIHPSDNVAIALAPIEKGETLTVSGRKIIAVEDIPQGHKLALTPIPNEALIIKYGNPIGRTTAAIGPGMWVHTHNVQTTLSETEEFTYHHKQYPLPEIEPKTFMGFRRPDGRAAIRNELWIIPTVGCVNSVAQHLVQANQHLVAGTVEGLYAFPHPFGCSQMGDDHAQTRKLLAALSRHPNAAGVLVLGLGCENLTMAQFKEELGQWDDSRIKFLICQDVEDEISAASALLSELAAYAAKFTREPIPASELVVGMKCGGSDGLSGITANPTVGRFSDRLVSLGGSTILTEVPEMFGAESILLDRSENRAVFDRAIKMISDFKQYYVNHGQVVYENPSPGNKAGGITTLEDKSCGCVQKGGSAQIVDVLDYGDIVTKKGLNLLSGPGNDLVSATALTAAGAHLILFTTGRGTPFGAPAPTLKISTNTPLFEKKGNWIDFNAGTVAQGESLDDAGDRLLDHVLEVASGSQTKSERGCAREIAIFKDGVML
- a CDS encoding ferredoxin codes for the protein MKALVNDACIGCGLCASLCPEVFHMTDAGLAEAVSHEVEASLQEKAVEARDSCPVNAIETD
- a CDS encoding cupin domain-containing protein, translated to MDMIKNLAHETVLSLASQVDAQPGQIVSKTLAQNKAVSVTLFAFAQGEEISAHDSDGDAMVTILEGTGQLWVDGTEYVLQAGETLVMPAKKPHAVFAKEAFKMLLLVVFPPK
- a CDS encoding 2'-5' RNA ligase family protein → MGTFDNQTNQKVYRIKEKLKAQGISIDAYEPHITFGIYTELDEISLFKWISKVVAQHKKIQISFNHFGFFPDARYCFLAPCSSYGLLELHSNIHEKFDNCCTDKGCLYSLKQKNWSPHMTIASIELGQTEKLLSILWESFSPFTAELTRLKITSSDTSKDVGVFELRG
- a CDS encoding HD domain-containing protein, with amino-acid sequence MNNIIRCNLGELLLCLSKAQDLISPVLASHQQQVAYLSYRLAEQLDLSVQERKEIFLAALVHDIGALSTNELLSITEHEPITAYNHAFKGASLVQEFKPLRSIYRLVKYHHVPWSYGEGLRFNGETVPLYSHIIHLADRVCTGIQNPKQNVLSQLPKVLEGVQQRSGALYMPNFVAALNKLSKKQYIWLDLISRDPVEMLPTQELFDSLLLDIDDIIDFAILFSHIIDFRSRFTACHSAGVAKVAEYLANLTGFSPIERKMMLIAGYLHDLGKLAIDNEILEKPDNLQLDEFNEIRTHTYYTYVLLNKIQQFDTIKIWAAYHHERLDGKGYPFHIVGENLPLGSRIMAVADVFTAITEDRPYRKGMSMEHATKVLNNMVDNGALDGNIVKTATDNFALINDIRAAAQKVAARQYRNFLGIMPDKKTDQELLTL
- a CDS encoding ketopantoate reductase family protein, producing MKIKKVTLIGLGAMGVFFAPKLEAGLGKGNFRVLADGARKDRLETDGVTINGVTHHFTIITPETTDDPADLVIMAVKDTGLTKAISDIKNQIGAHTQVICVMNGVDSEERVAEVYGWDHVLYSYMRVSINMRDGVANFDPKMGKVHFGEAKNAEVSDRVRQISALFDACGVNYQIDEDMVKGLWFKFMCNVGENLTCALLDVPFGAYRVSEHANEIRRESMWEVVRIANKLGIGLGQADVDNQEAHVRKIPFYNKPSTLLDIEAARKTEVEMFAGKVITLGKKLGVKTPLNWMFYHAISVREEKNAGLFEDESF
- a CDS encoding N-acetyltransferase family protein, which codes for MSQPVIIRPASPEDAKALLQIYAPYVKDTAISFEYTVPSIEEFAERIRKTLALYPYLVALHNGEIVGYAYASAFKNRAAYARSVESSIYIAQTCRGGGIGRALYDKLEAVLRHQNILNLNACIALPTGEDVHLTTDSPKFHERLGYRTVAHFHKCAFKFNTWYDMIWMEKLLGEHLPEPEPVRPFLEVWRDYFA